The Chanos chanos chromosome 9, fChaCha1.1, whole genome shotgun sequence genome includes the window CCTTAGTAGCCACGGTGTGAATGCATTCTCTAGCAATCACGGTGGCTAAGTctatttctcctctgtctcgCCCTACAGAGGAGCTCCAGCTACTGGTTGGGTCTTTTTCTGCTCATGCTGCTGTTTTTGGCTGTGGTGGCGGCCACCGTTCTCTGGAGATACCATCCCTGCCTCACGGAGCAGCTTCTGGACCTGTTTTCAGAGGTGGGACAGCGAGTTGAGGAATACGTCCTACAGGCCGTTCATTCCCAGCAAGGCGTCTGCTTCAGACCAATCTGACAGGGACTCTCCACATACACTCGGCTACTtcttaaatctcagatcttctCTTCAcaacatgagtgtgtgtctgcatttatATGGATGGAGGATGCTAAATGCAAGCCACAGTCTGTTTCAACATTTGAACTGTTGTCCTCGTCACATGTAAAACATCcacttgttttaatttaattgtgtTGGATTTTGCaagtgatcttttttttttttcaaatatattataaaatgcacaagaataaaacaaaataaaatgaaaacaattctGTCATGAACAATAAAGGACACTgtattttgaacaaaatgataaTTATGCAGCCTtagtttctttacttttctctgGTTGAGTGTTGTGGTAACTTGAAGGAGCTGATCCTCAGGGGAGCAGTTGTACTTTGTTCTCCTCTTGAGAGCTATAGGTCTGATGGCTGTTACCATAAATTGGCATTACACTGTGGAATAAATAGCTACAAACAGGTCACAAATGCAATGACtcgtgtgaaaaaaaaaagaaaatccctgAAGAGGTGCTTTGACTCACTTCCAGATTTCCAACTGAAGAAATCTTTCTTCtctttatcatttttatcacaATAGTTCCTACCAAAAAGTGTAATTCATTGAAAGTATTACAGTTATAAACTAAAATTGTTTGACTaggctgttttgtcttttgctaAGATCAAAACAAGTTGTTCATTCTTGCTGTATTGCTGGAAAAAGACCAGTATAAAGGCATATGTAAAAATCAAAAGATCTAAAGCTGAACACAGCAACAAAATGTTGGAACTGAACAAAAAATCCACTCTTTCCAAATAAACTCAAAGCCATATTGAAATTGCCAGTAATATCTGTGTTCTTTTCTGTCGTATTTTGCTCTACCTCTCAGAGACCTGGTGTTTAGTGAATGGACTGGCAgctcattgtgttgtgtgtgtggtgagtctTTTCAGTGTTCCAGATtgacctccacacacacagagagtttcCTGACACAGCTCATTACATAAAGGGATCACGCTGGTTACCTGTGTGTTTCCAAACTCACTCACAGCCCAATGAAGACATGGGCTCCAGCTGGAAACAAGAAACATATACTTTAATAACTGCTGTTGAAGGTAAGTGACAGggaacaatatgttttttttttttaaatttggaacATATTACGATGATGTTGTTCAATTATAACATGTCATTGCGTGTACTTATACCCAACTCCTAATGCTTGTTaatatgtcattatttattttaatatattttaggTGATATATACAGTGTACAATGAGGTGTTCAGCTCTGTTAATATTCCTTCTGGGGTTGTCTCTTTGGACCACTGCACTCTCTTTGAAGATCTGTGCTTTCAATGTACGTAGCTTTGGGGAGGCAAAAGCCAACAACAAAAAGGCAATGGCATTACTGACCAAGGTACCAttcaaaaaacagagaaacacacataaactcacccACATGTATATCTAAGAGTAAAACAATATGTATGTCATATAACTGTTCATCATTTACAGTAGTGTTGGCAAAATCCATATTTCAACACAATTACAAATTTACTGTACtgaaaacataaacaggagTTATGGATGCTTGTTATCTGTCTGCATTTGTTTTAGATAAATTGGTATTTGACAATGATGTGTTTATCTGGAGACAAATTCACACACCTTCATTCTCGTGACCttactttttcagtgttttttttgtgtgtgtgtgtgtgtgtgtgtgtgtacatactcTGCTATTCATCACTCACAGAAAGCTATCTTTTCCATCAGATCATTGCCCGCTGTGATTTGTGCTTGATTCAGGAGGTACGAGATTCCAAAGGCATAGCCATACCTACACTAGTGAAAAATCTAAACAGGTActcaaatatatatgtattaaatCACTATATTACATCTTATTCTGAGAGTCAGGACCTCATCCAAGATGTTTTTTCTTCGGAATATAAGCCAagcataaatgaaaataatgagtCAAAATAATCATAAGTGTAGGATGGCATCTACATTCATATATTGATATGTAAGTACCCCTGAACTGAGAGCAAGTTTCAAGTATAAACTGTACAGTGTGGGTTTATGCAGGTTAAATTTTTTTACagtgaatttaaaaaacacatttttctttaatgtttatATCACTCTCCCCCAGATTTGACAACTCCCATTCATACGCTTATGTCGAGAGCAAAAGACTTGGAAGAAAGACTTATAAAGAGCAATATGTTTACATATACAGGTAATGTAAATTTAATGAAAAGATGCACTTTCCTATATACATTGTACATCATCTCCTGCGTGGTAAATCACCTCTCATTTCACCTCAATAAtatgaattttaaaacaaaagttacACAGTATCTCTCTCCTTGAGATAATTATTCTTAATGTTCTTAGAAAAGACATGCTGCAGATGGGAGATCATTATCAGTTTCCTGAGCTGAAGGAAGGGGAGACCAACGAGACTGAAGTTTTCTCCAGAGAGCCGTTCATTGTTCGGATTCACTCTCCCACCACCTGTTAAGAGCCATTTATTACAGCTATCCTAGTGCAGCTCATCAAATCCCATATTGAAAATGCAGCTTTGTCTTTTGAGTCAGTGGATCAGACTAtatcttctgttttgttttgtttgtttgcttcacAGTGGTGAAAGATTTTGTCCTCATTGGACAACATACTTGTCCAAAGAATGCCATGAAGGAAATTGATGAACTGTACAATGTCTTTCAAGGAGTCACAAAGAAATGGAAAACTGAGGTTACTACTCTACTATTACTACCTCTGTTACTAACTCCTACTCCTACTCCCACAATTATCACTGCTACTGCTAACACCACTACCACTACGGCTACTGTTACCACTGCTAGAACTAGCACTACTACTGATAACACCACTACCACTATGGCTACTATTACCACTCCAACAACAATCACCACTACTGCTAACACCACTACTACTATGGCAACTGTTACCACTCCAACAACTATCACTACCACTGCTAACACCACTACTACTACACTACTACAGCTACTATTACCACGGCGAGAACTATCACCACTACTGCTAGCACCAGCACCACTACGGCTACTGTTACCACGCCGAGAACTATCACTACTACTGCTAACACCACTACGGCTACTATTACCATTGCTAGAACTATCACAAATATCACTAAATCACTAATACTGCTAACACCACTATGGCTACTACTACCACTGCTACAACTATAATCTACTCCACTACCACTGagtacagatttaaaaaaaagcattttcctTTGTCCCCTAATCTAGAATGTGATGTTTTTGGGGGATCTCAATGCAGCATGTGGTTACGTCACCATCAAAGGTTGGGGTAACATCCGTCTCAGGACCGACCCCAGATTCCACTGGCTGATAGGAGATGAAGAGGATACCACTGTCCGGGAGAACACACGCTGTGCTTATGACAGGTTTAAACAGTACCTTTGATAaactaaaaacagacaaagcatCCAAGCCTCAAGTTACTTGTTAGCTGTAATGTGTACATTGGTTGAGTTGAGAGATTGAGGCCATTCTAACAGTTGAGAAATTGAGGTATTTTTGTGTAAAGTTGCCATAGTAACATTGGAATTTTCCTCTAATTGCATTTAAGGATTATTGTTCATGGTAAAGAACTGATGCAAGGGACTATGCCTGAATCTGCTCGAccttttaattttaaaaaggaGTTTCAACTGACTGAGGAAGAGGTACCGAAAATTTAAGGAGTGTTACCTGAAATTTGAATAATCAGTATTGATTTATGATTTCTAAtcataaaatgtcttttcaggCTCTGCAGGTGAGTGACCACTATCCAGTGGAGGTGGACCTAAAATCAAACCATCGCTATCTCATCCGCCACGAGCTCTGAGATGGTGATCTTCAGAGCAGACGACAATACCTACATTCCGGCCATTATTGTACTACTATCCAATGCATTTCCAGAAatcaaaccaaatgaaacaATGTACCAACTGCCTCTTATTCATATTAAAGCATGCGCTCTCCATTGTATATCactatttttaaatttgtgtgtttttgcaatTCACATCAAGTATTTCTCCCAGTATGTATAATTTTGAATAACTCTAAAAGccaaaaataataatgagtGTCATTTTTAAGGGAAGAATGTCTTTAAATAATAATGAATGGAATTTGCTGTACTACTGATGAAGTATAAAatggttgtttgtttggggttttttttaaatccttgcACTACACTCCATTTCAACATATTAATTCACAGCAGGTATCACAAACATCTGCAGGCCAAGATAATATGCATGTTATAAAAGCCATACATATTTAAATACTGGGATGatattcatttttcactttctttacTATGCAACGCAACCCTGTCTTTAGGCAATCAGATACACTGCTGTTTGTGCAATGCAAAGGGAACGTGCTTTGAAGACAAGATGAGCTCTGGTAGTGTACCCAAATCAAAACCACAGCTCAGTAGGACGGAAGAAGTGTTCTGCAGcgtgacaacaaaaacaaaacaaaaaatccccTCTCCTTAATTTCAACTGAGGCACCTACTTCTGCTTCCGCTGCATATGATTTTCGATAATTCGGTTTAGTcctttttcatatatatatatattttttttttttttcaaattaacaCTTTCATGTTTAGTTAAAAAGGTAGGGAGATGATACAAACCTTCTTTTACCCTCAGTTTTACAGGaagttgttttgaaaaaaaaaagtagggcTTACAAATGGCGCGTTTTTAGCCTGCAGTAGATCCTCTGAGACTACAGGAATGTGTGAGTACGTGTATTGCTAAATTGGATAAAAAGGAACAATttacaacaacagcagcattCTGACCACAGATCATGGAACAAACTATTTCCAACCTACTGACGGACGATTTTTCAGGTAGGACTAATCTTAACTGTGCTTGTTTTTTAAGAAGCTATGAGGCTGAATATTTTCTTATGGaagcattttcttcttttaatttacGTAAATAAAATCTACTTCACGTACGTGTTCAGTAACATTCgacattttatttgatatatattttctttttctcttaggGGTGGAAGTAGACTTTGATAATGATAAACTCAGTGATTCTGCCAATGGTGGTGATCTGTCTAACAGATGCCGAGATATAGGTGAAAATAACCGCCATGAGGGAATGTGGACACGGTCTGAAGAAAGCACAGAGGAAACACATGATCTAGTAAGTCCAAGAACTCAGGAAGATGACATACACGGCTCTGATGACGATGAGGTAGACCAAGAGAACATTGTGTTAACAGAACAAGAACTTTGTGGGTCATCACTGATGAATGACATTCAAGGGGAGGACGAACAAGTTTTTGACCAGAGGATGGATGAGGACACTCTGCAtgaggaaagagtgaaagatgAACTGGAAGCAAGTGCAGGATCATCAGATAATGTCAGTCTGGAGACTGAAGAAAATATGCAAAGTCCTACCAGTTCAGACGTAGTTATTGAGGATCAGAGTACAGCCTGCATAAAGAGATTCACAGCGGAGGGATCACCACATATCTTATACTCTGAGGAACTATATGAGGAGAGAGCTCGTATGTCAGAAGATGAAGAATCGGAGAAGGAACAAGAATTCATTAACTTTGGCCAGACAAATGAGCATTACAATACTGTGGGAACAAATATCCGAGATCTCTTGACTGATGAACAACGTGGAGATGACATAAGGGAATTTTCAGAGGAAGATCAAGAAAGGACTGGGGAAGATCTTGCAGATTACCCCTCAGATTTGTCTCAACCTGAAGACAAAGAATACAAtttgaaagaagaggagagcTTCACTGATGAATTTGGAGTTCAAACAAGATCCCTTCTAATACCTTCTAATACATCAGATAGTGGTTTGAGAATGACAGAGACTGCTTATCTTCCAAATGAGATGAGAGAATTCCCAGTCAACCTAAGTGGTGAGGGTCTTCAAGAAGAAGGTAGTGACACAGAGGGGATTAACCGAAATACTCACATTGAGAACCTGAATGAGGATGAGTCAAGTGACTTCAGTACCAATGATCAACCTGAATATGAGACTGACATCAGTAGTGAGAACTCCAGCACAAATCAAGAGGACCCTTTGTGCACATTGCCTCCTAATGGGGGGGAGAGCATAGAAGAAGTAAGGCATGACTCAAAGCTAAACGATGAAGGGCCAGAATGGGACCACAGGACAGAAAACATACATGATAAGAGCCATGGAAATAATCTGAAATGTGCCTCCGTCTCTCCAAATTCGCCTTGTTTTAAGGTTCAAGATTCCAAAAACATGGATTCTGATTTACCTAGTGACGATCAATATGAACAGAAaatttccagtgaactacatCCCTCTGAATCAGCACTGCAGCACACAGAGATAAAGGAGCAAAACGTGTTATCTCAGGACATTTCAGACATGCCAGGAGATATCGTCACCTCAATATCTGGAGAGTTTTGGTCTTCAGCATATTTAGAGGACTTTGAGAGCAAACTGGAATTAGATGGGTTTCTTCAGGTAGATCCTGAGTATCAAGGTCAGGCAGATTCAGATGAAGAGCTCTTAGGCCAAACAGAGGCAGTCCTTGATGAGAAAGTCAACGATGAAGAAGaccaagaggaagaagagagaaactggGAGCTAGACAGAGCAAGAATTGAAGCATTTTACAGGTTCtataatgatgaagatgaatcAGAGGCAAAAGAGGGTGAGTGCTCTATGAATTAAAGACATCAGTAGATTATAGTGGTTGATGTCACTGTTCAAATGATGATCTCTAGGATTTCTTCTGCGAATGTAAATAGAATGTGGTATGTTTTGCTAACCATACCTTATCATTATTagtttcattatatttttaGAAGTCATGTTTGGATAGACCATAAACAAATGTGATAGTTCTGTGGTATAACCTCAATTAATCCCTAAAATGTTCGAACAAATGTCTTTGCTAATGTAACATTTCTTTCCCACTACTTAACAATAAAAGACAGGGAACATAAGGTTAAGTTTTGTCTGGATGAGGAATCATCTGAAATTGAAGATGGCAGAGAATCTGACAGGTAAAGCGAATTTAATTAATGTTAGCTGGTCTGCTATTACATTAATTAACATTAATTAACCTGGCTAATCTGGACAAGGAATCAATTTAGCAAGATATTACAGTGTTCAGTCACCTGcgactttatttgtttttgtagcATTGACCTGACCTCCACCGATGAAGATGTtaacactgaactgaaatacGAGGTAGGCCCGGTTCTCTAAGAGGGCTTTAGCAACTAATTTAACCAATGGTAATGCCAGTGTTTGTGGGTCTTTTGACTTCTGAACATGTTGCTTTTTAGGACCAGAGCGAATCTGATGAATTCGAGGAGAGGACATGGCCTCATGAGCAGATAAAGACTTTACCAAAGGAGCAAAAAAAGGTGGTAGTGACACTGGAGACAAACAGCCAATGCCAAAGGGtaaaattttcaaaaattttCAACTCCCTGGTATTTCTATTTTAAACTTACCCTCATAAAATACTACTTGGCATTAAACATAACTACATCCACAAATGTTATTTCTCCAGAACTATGAGGACAATATACACTAAACCTGACAGGAAATTTGCAGACATTTCTGGGGAAATATTGTTAAAATTATAGTGCTGAAAAAAGTAACCAGAACATTAGGCATACAGCCATCAATACGAAATATTAACATAACACAATTAACATAACAATTCTGACAGACATTGCAATAATTCATGCCGATATCTATGTAATAAAACATTACGCTTTCCTTTGTTCCTCTTTGTAGTGTTGTGGCTTGCTGAAGACAGCTCTCACACTGAGTCTCTTGCTAGCAGTTGGACTGGTGTCCTTCTGGTGGGTCACAGATGAACTAGACTGGATGCACTGACCAGCTGATCTTCACTTTTTCATATGGTTCAGTTTTAACCTGATATGACTTTTCACGTATTAATTTACAACATTGTTGGTCAATTGACCTGTTCAGACATTCAGCTCtgttatttttatatgtgtaatttaaagttttttttcagaaagtgaGCATTTGATCAGTAATAAATGTGTCAGTGTAGCAACATGGGAGTATTTTTTGAGcttgaaaaatgaatggaaacatTTATATATGAATGCCAATGAGGGATAGTGGCTAAACGCTTAACTGATTCCACACCAAAATTAGTAAAAAAGAATTCAGGTTTAAAGCAGTTTTATTTCCCTTAAGATTACAACCCAACAGTGGTCATATTTACGAAGCAcacattcagcaaaaaaaaaagaaaaaaaaaaaagataataatgaGCGTCCCTGTTCTCCCAGCTTTTCTCTCGATATATGCAGACTTAATAAGTTTGTCCGTGGAACGATGTTTGTCTAGGATTATTCATAAAAGATACACATTTAATGCTGAAAACGAAGAGCACAGAGGACAGATTTTAATCTCATCGTTTTATATCAATGTTTCCAAATGATGCTCCTGAGAACTCAAACCTGCTTCAGCTAATCAAAGAGTTTGGTGAGACGAATTAGATGTCTGTGAGCCAGGAGGAATGGAAAATGTGTCGTGCTGTTTGGGAGTAACGGGAGTAACACTGTTTTCATGTACCAAGGTTATAATTAATGGTCTCATATATCTGTTCCAGCTAAATTTGCCTGTGTCTCTTTTTGACGCTAGCATTTCAGTGCTTCCTGACTCTAGTTCTGTGGACACATGTTAATCTACATTTTCATTCTAGCTGAGCTCTGCTTATGCCACTGATGCTCAGCTAAGAGTAGCTGTAATTTCTTATCACAAGTCATCTCTGGGTTGGTTCGGAGGCTTTgagttcaccccccccccttccccactACATATGTGATTGAAAAATATGTAGTATCTTTTGCTCTCTGATGTATATAGTGATGTCATATTTGTGCTAAGATAGCACTCCAACCAACAAAAGGCATCCTTCCTCTTCTATTTAAATTCACATATGAttcattattgttttatatttcatgtttttcacaATGTGCACtataatttttttgttcattactGAGAAAGTGTGTTGTACATAATActaaatttaaataatttttgtaATGAAATAGAAGGAGCTCTGCAaatcagaataataataatgggacaatctgtgtttgtaaatatatatgtattttaattgttttttatacctttaattcattttattactgTTGGTTTGTCAACTGGAATTACCAATACAATTATCAGTAAACATATTTCACCTCCAACATGCCATGCATATCCTTAACTTAATTAATTGAATGaattattatattttacataatattgtataatatatatgtatattatatattatactgAACTTTACTACAGTTTGCCTTCCTGTGCAAAATGCCATTTTTagacaaataaaatgcataacATTTGTCAGCTCAGATATACTGACTGATCTTTAGAAACTGCATTACTTCTATAACAGATTGTTTTCTACTAGTCTGGTATTAGTCTTGTGTTAGTCTCATggtttggtctctctctctcttaagacCTTATTACATTAAGTGTTTTGATTTaaactcaacaaaaaaaaagaaagaaaggaggaacagaacagaaaataagttgttgtgtgtgtatatatatatatatacacacatacacacacacatagatagatatatgtgtgtgtgtatatatatatatatatatatatacacacacacacacacacacacacacacacacatatata containing:
- the dnase1l1l gene encoding deoxyribonuclease I-like 1-like produces the protein MRCSALLIFLLGLSLWTTALSLKICAFNVRSFGEAKANNKKAMALLTKIIARCDLCLIQEVRDSKGIAIPTLVKNLNRFDNSHSYAYVESKRLGRKTYKEQYVYIYRKDMLQMGDHYQFPELKEGETNETEVFSREPFIVRIHSPTTLVKDFVLIGQHTCPKNAMKEIDELYNVFQGVTKKWKTENVMFLGDLNAACGYVTIKGWGNIRLRTDPRFHWLIGDEEDTTVRENTRCAYDRIIVHGKELMQGTMPESARPFNFKKEFQLTEEEALQVSDHYPVEVDLKSNHRYLIRHEL
- the LOC115821400 gene encoding RNA polymerase-associated protein LEO1 — protein: MEQTISNLLTDDFSGVEVDFDNDKLSDSANGGDLSNRCRDIGENNRHEGMWTRSEESTEETHDLVSPRTQEDDIHGSDDDEVDQENIVLTEQELCGSSLMNDIQGEDEQVFDQRMDEDTLHEERVKDELEASAGSSDNVSLETEENMQSPTSSDVVIEDQSTACIKRFTAEGSPHILYSEELYEERARMSEDEESEKEQEFINFGQTNEHYNTVGTNIRDLLTDEQRGDDIREFSEEDQERTGEDLADYPSDLSQPEDKEYNLKEEESFTDEFGVQTRSLLIPSNTSDSGLRMTETAYLPNEMREFPVNLSGEGLQEEGSDTEGINRNTHIENLNEDESSDFSTNDQPEYETDISSENSSTNQEDPLCTLPPNGGESIEEVRHDSKLNDEGPEWDHRTENIHDKSHGNNLKCASVSPNSPCFKVQDSKNMDSDLPSDDQYEQKISSELHPSESALQHTEIKEQNVLSQDISDMPGDIVTSISGEFWSSAYLEDFESKLELDGFLQVDPEYQGQADSDEELLGQTEAVLDEKVNDEEDQEEEERNWELDRARIEAFYSIDLTSTDEDVNTELKYEDQSESDEFEERTWPHEQIKTLPKEQKKVVVTLETNSQCQRCCGLLKTALTLSLLLAVGLVSFWWVTDELDWMH